The Melopsittacus undulatus isolate bMelUnd1 chromosome 9, bMelUnd1.mat.Z, whole genome shotgun sequence genomic interval ATGACAGACAGCTAGCATACCAACTAAAAATAACCTGAGCAAACCTCACTAAATCATGTGAGCTAAAACACTTAGTCTCTGTAAGTCTGTTAAAAGTTCTCTTCCACTTGAGCCAGGAATTcaagcaccatgtgctttcCCACCCAAAGTAACTTCTGGTTGAAAAGCAGATAGGGCAGCACCTAAACATAgttataaaaatttaatttaactAGTCCTTTTGTCTAAGGGAAAAATGCAAGCATCTATGGGGAGAGCGACTGGCTCAGATGTTGCTCAGAAGAGATGTGACTGAGTCAAGCTGTCAAGCTCAACTTCTGATGTAAAAGTCATAGGTCAGATGCACATGGTTTCTCTGCATGTTTGGGTACTCTGGTGAGGGTAGGAGCACTGAcctgaaaaaaagtaattcactGTTGCAATTTCTTATTGAATAGCTCAGGCTTCAGAGAAATTATACTCACTTGGCTTTATCCAAATGACTGGCATTGAATCAAAGAGCAAATTGGGATTAGCTAACATTCCTGTGGTGAGAGGAAGCAACAAAGTAATTATTTGTGGTTTGGTGTTAAATTACAGGTGGGTTTGGAGTGTGCTTTTTGGTTGTTGcttgctgtcctgggttcagcagtagcagtcatttttctccttagtagctggtgcagtgctgtgttttgacttttggcctgggaacagcgctgataacactgatgtttttggttgctgctcagtaatgtttactctgaccaaggactttctgagtctcatgctctgccagggaggaggggaagccggaaggaagcagagacaggacacctgacccaaactagccaaagaggcatttcataccacagcacatcatgcccactatataaactgggggcagttacgTGGAAGGGAGATCACTGCTCAGACGCGCTGGGTATctgtcggcgggtggtgagtggttgtattctcttcccttgttatttcccttattattaaTATTGGTGGTACCAGcactggtttgtgttataccctagttactggactgttcttatctcaacctgtgggagttacattctttcgattcttctccccatccctctgggagcagggagaagaaggGGAGGGTGGGAATGAGAGAggggctgcatggttctgagttacctgcagggcttaaaccatgacacttgctttttattaaaatatctgaTTACTTTCAATTCTAGGTTTTTTCCATGATCCCTGTATATTCAAcatataaaacatttctttgtattttatacTAAATGTTAATCAGACCTGTTGCGTGCGATCCAGTTGTGAGTATTCTTTGAACTCTACCTTAGAACACGTCAGCTTTTTGAAGTCCATTACCACTTTCTCATGTTCCTATATTAGTTCTTGCTCTTCTTTATATTTAAACTTTTCAATGAGCTGCAaaacaattgtttttttttaaatggtacaaaagcaacacaaaagtGATTTTAAGTCCTTTCAATAATTAACATACATGGTACTATCTAAATTAAATACTTagcacagacagacagaaaataaacaatCCAGATAATTTATTATTATCACAACAGTTGAAATTATTACCGGAGTTGCTTTCTAAACATCACATTTAAGTGTGTGCAACCCCTATATGTTAGCATGGGACCCTCAACTCAGCAATCGTGGCTTCCTGCCACAGTCAGACAAAAGATAGGAAAGtattacaggaaaaacaaaacaaaacacacaaaaaaacccaccacaaagaaacaaacaaacaaacaaacaaaagaaaaaagatagaTTCTCATCTTGTTAATTCTTAAACATTTTATGAGACATTATTAAAATTACTCTAAATTCCTATAAAGAGGCAAGAGCCTTGAGTCAAGCGTAAGGCGTGACTTAACTGTATCACAGCCAGACAGAATGAATGCTAGTGAAACGAATACAGAGAAGcggaagaaaagagaataatCTACAGTCACACAGAGAAAACCAGATAATGGGTATTCTCTATTAATGATAGCTACCTCAAAAACACAATTCCTACTGTTCTTTTATTGACAGaacaaaatttcattttaactaAATGACTTCCTGTCCAGAGCACTAACTCTTATGCTTTATTATGGCAATTGCATTTTCAATACTAGTCAACTGCAGTGTAGCAAATTTTCACCTTCCTATGAATTACCTAGTACTGACAATAAACAAATAAAGGTAATAGTAAGACCTGCTGAAGGTTTTAAGAAATTACTCCACAGAAAGCACTCTgttgataaaaaaaatctggaaatacGTTATTTATGCATGTCTAAGTTAGTATGAGTCATGTTACATGTGTTACATTTAGCCTGCTGAGGAAATTAACATCTCAAGTAGTGTGAAAAGTCTAACAAGATAAAATATACCGTAAACTAAGAAAATGCTCTTACATAATCATGCTCATCAAAAATAGGCCCAATCCTCTTTGGCCATAATTGAACTGTTGCATTCAGTGCAATGTCTTCAGGATCAAATAAAAAATTGTCTAAGTAGTAAAGCAGCCGCTGGGAGCACTTCTGTGAAAAGAGATTTCACAAAACTTTCAGTCTCATACATCTGTTAGAATATAGGGTAGGACAATATAATctaaaaagataaaacataaGTCTACATTTCATAGACTTTTCAGAATTCAGAGCCATTTCAGCCAACCAAATACTAAtattcaaaatacatatttaaaaaatattaaaatcccTTCCCCATTTGTAAGCTTGTTTCTCTAAATATGACTCCTGTGGCCTGTAAATCTAGGTGCAAAAATCctaatattattaaaaaagtaaaccCCATAAATTCTTCAGAATAAACATGCTATATTTACAGACCTATTACCATAACAGAAAATTTGATACATCTCATCACAACTTATAGCAAAGAGCTTCTTATCCAATATTGGTTTTGGCTGACCCACACCTTACAAAGTTCTGTTTTCCGAGCACACACAAAGTACTACTGCTAATGAACCATCATCTATATTCTGTTCAAAAAGTAAATTGCTTCTTGTGTAGTCAGTTATGACTGCTTTTACACATAATATTGTTTTACACTTGTGTGTTACGTTTTCACAAACCCCTTTTTAAACAGCTGTGAAGTAAGTCTCCAGGTACAAACAATAATCTGAGTGGTTTACAATCTGCTATGATTTAttaaaagctgcatttcctCACCAACATACAGAACACTTGGGTGTGGGGAGTAAGAAGGAAAGGCATATGGCAAAGAATGAGCTGGACTTTGGTCTGATGTAACACTGAGGATACAGTTCAGCCATATCTGCAGCATGATCAGACAAAAGTCTGCACTCCAGAATGAATTCTGTAGTTGTAGAGGCCAGAATCTTTggtaaaagattaaaaattaagagtAATTTACCTTGATCCTTAACAAGAGGTCCTTAATATCTTTGTCTTTGACTTTCTTTATGTAAGCTTCTGTTTTCACCATTTCTTCTCTTGTCCCAGGAACTTTTAATGCACATTCCTTAATGGCTTCAAATTCCCTGCATATCCTATAGATTTATTTTACACAAATACCAAAATTGTAAGGTTTGCGTTTGACTGGCTTGAAGCTCAACTTTAATGGAATTAAAAGTTCAAACTACTTCTTTAACACCCCACACACCAACTCCATTActttatgaaacaaaatagGGAATATGACCAAGCAGTctagaaaaatactgtttcttaaCTTGCAACAATTGATTTGTTCGGATTCTGGAGTCTTGTTTTTCAATCAATATTTCAATTACTATTGGTAAGGATATGAACCTAACTACAGTATCACTGgcatacacacaaacactttcataataaatattttgccaTTTTGGTAATATGGAATCACTATAAAATTTGACTATAGCTGTTCATTTTAACCAAAACTTAATATGACTTCACTTACAATTTAATCCATACCTGCAAAGTAATGTCCTGTTTACTTAATGTAATATCCTTTCTATGCTAAGGTCACCTGCCTAGTGGGTGAAGGGAAGGCAGTGGATGTAGTTTTTTCTGCACTTTAGTAAGGCTTTTGGTTCTGTCCTTCACAGCATCCTCTGGACGAGCTGTCCAGCTGTGGGGTGAGTGGATTCACAGTGCACTGGATGAACTGGCTGAAGCATAAAGTGTTGTAGTAAATGGGGATTCATCTGGCCAGCAACTGGtcatcagtgctgttctcagggCTCAGTTCTAGGGACAGCTCTTCTTCACACATTTATCAACAATATGAATGCAGGAGTTGAATGTATCATTatgaagtttgctgatgataccaaacTGGGAGGTGATGTTTACTCCCTTTTAGGGATGGGATGCCTTGCAGAGGGATCTAGATAGACTGGAGCATTGGGCTATGACTAATGGGGTCAAACAAGTCAAAGTGACGGATTCTCCTCCTAGGATGGAGTAATGCCAGGCACAAGCATAAACTGGGGGGggagtggctggaaagcagccctgcagaaagggatcCAAGGGTGCTGGTGGGCTGCAGGCTCAGTATGAGTCAGGAGTGGGCCCAGGAAGCCAGGAAGACAAACCTCATCCTGGGGTGCATTACACACAGCTTAACCATCCAGTCAAAAGAGGGAAATATCCCGTATTCAGTGCTGGTGCAGtttcacctggagtattgtgagCAGTTCTGGGCTCCACAATTTAAGCAGCGTATTCAGGTATTTAAatgtgtccagaggagggcagcaaAGCTAGTGAAGAGCTGGAAGGCATCTCCTGTGAGGAGCAACTAAGGACTTGGGTCTTCTCTAGCTTGtggaaaaggaggctgaggggcaACCACATTGCTCTCCATAGGTTCCCAAGTAAGGGAAGTGAGAAGCAAGGTGTTGATCTCTTCTGTCTGGTAACCAGTGATAGGACAcgtgggaatggttcaaagctgtaCCAGGGGagtttagactggacattaggaaataTTTCGTTACTGAGAAGGTGGTAAACACTGGAACAACCTTCCCAGAGAGCTTGTTCGATGCCCCAAACCTGTCAGTGTTTTAAGAGGCAGCCGGACAATGGTCTCAATGACATGCTTAAACTATTGGGCAACCCTGAACTGGTTaagcagttggactagatgattgttGTAGGTCCCTTCAAACTGAAATAAGTCTATActattctgttctattctaATCAATCAATGTTATTACCTACCATTATCTATGGAAATCTAGTGGTATCTATCATGTAATAAAATAATCTAGCTAGTCTTTTCTTTGACAGTGTAATAATACTGTTTTTCACACTTAAAAAGCCAGAGTGGTAATGAATCCCTTTGATCATTTGGCGCCTCTGTTATCCAAGTCTATTAGTAAATTCCCCTACTAGTTTTTGAGTctaagacagaagaaaaaaaatacatcagctgGTGCAACTTGCACTAGATGATCAGTTTCCCAAGAGTCTTCATTAAACAGGAGTATGGTATATTTGCAATTCTTCTACATGCATCTACTATGCATTTAACACATATAACATTCACAAGCAGAAAATTCTacttacattttgttttcctctctgtaatTTGCAACTATTCTGTCCATTAGCACTTTTGCAAAGGCGTTTGTGCTACTCGCCAAACCTTGCTTTAAATCCTCAGAATTCAAATAGACCATAGGAAAATAAGCCACCTCAGGTAAACTCAAGATTTCCTTCTTGTGGGTGAAGAATTCATCTattaacttcagaaaaacattAGATTTTACACTTCAGAGCTGTTCTTTAAATACTTGGCTGCATGAGTCAGTATTATTactggagaaaatatttttttttctatttaccACAgatttttaggagaaaaaacacTTAATGTTGTAGATTTGTAGGCAGTCAACATAATTTTTAGCTAAAGGTTAAGCACCCCTTGtcctctgtttcctttttattattgctCTATGTACAGtaaaaattaaagataaatgTAGCATTAAAACTTACAGCAGTGTATTCATCAAAACTGTGTTCTTCTGCTTCAAATCTTTCTACCCGTGCCTGTGCAGTTCCATCTACAAGCCAGCCATACTTTTCAACTACAATTCAATTAGATTGGATTAACACTATTATAACACATACACTGTCctgtaaattatttattataaagAAGTAACACAGTTATTTAAACAATCTTCTAACACTCAccatatttttcaaaatgtttctttggaCCTTCTAAGTTGTCTCTGATACGCTTTTTCAGTATAGATGTGGCCCATTCTAAGACATGCTTAGGAAGCTCAGTGTCCAGAGTTGCAGTGTCTCCCATTAGCCAAGAATGTACCGTCTGGATGTTCTAATACAAGTGCAAGATTTAattatttagatttttaaaagcaataccAGGATATATATAGTTTAAGTTGCAATCTGCAGAAGACATTGAAAAATATAAGACCCTAATTGTTACCAAGGTTAGGTGCTTCACTCACACCTAGAATGACTTTCACCAATTCAAAGAGTTTAACAGGAAACAcatgaaacagacaaaaaaaataattacccAGGGTTACAGATTGTCCTATGTGCCAACACATACAACTAAATGCAAAACACTTCTCTCAAAGTATCATCATGTATGATTAAAGGCCAGTACTTAGTTCACAGAGATATAGCCCCCAGAAAGGCTGTCCTCCCCAGAGCCACAGGTTGGTCTCAAGACATAAATCTTTACATACTGTATGTATTAGTTGTTGAGAtttgagctttttctttttcttagaaagaaaaggaatatcAACTCTAATTTTCTCTGGGAATCTTAATCATTAATGCAAATTTATTGTAAATCATCACACATATAACTAAGGCGCTAATTGTATTTCTATGCAAAAGGTTAGTTCTTAGCAAGTATACACAGCATGACTACTTAATTTTCCATGTTCAAAATAAATATCTAAATAAATAAGAAGATGTGGTTACTTGTACTTAAAGCACTCTctgaataagaaaacaaaaggtttattttctacctagttttctttcctgaggAGGTTTTTAGTctgaatttctttaaagaaCAGGAAGACATTCCATTTGTGGACATGCAGTTTTGCAGATTAAATCTGCAGACTAAAACTATCAGTAGCAGGTACGTCAATTCTTTATGGACAAGGAATACAGAAATGAGTTTCAGAGCTGCCTGGAGTTCTACCGGGCATCAAGATTCATGATGTGACCTGCTGAATGCTCATGGGAAATAAATACCTCAAGTTGCATTCTGCTTCCTATTACCATGGTAGTCAGAGTTCCAAATTACTTATATTTGCATGCACTGAGCAAACTCACAGTTACATATTTAAAGATAAAAGCACACCTGGAGCGTCTGTCCTATGCGATTTGCTATAAACAGAATTCCTTCTTCTAGGTCTTGCAAGCTTGGATAAAACTCCATTTTCTGGTCATCAAGAGTCAATTCCATCTTAAACAAAGGTGGGCCATTTCTGTCTTCAGGATCAAAAAGTTTCACGTAAGCTTCAACTGTTCTTGTCAATAAGTCTTTCACCTAGGTTGTAACATATATCACCTGTTAGTTAAAAGAAGAGAAACCCCATCCCACTTGCCTTCATTCAGTAAATCAGAATTTCCATCCATTTTACAACTTACACCCTGACTAATGGGTAACTTCAGGACCATGAATTTTTCTAAGGCCATCAGTGGGTACTAGTCCCAATCCCTAAAGGATGTAAACTAATGAACAAGTACACAAACATTTCAGTAAAGcccatgcatttatttttgctaCAAAAGTCAGTCTAACACATGCTCTAAGTATAAATGAAATATCTGGAATTTCTgattttcctctgattttttttaaatatgtcaaTGATTTGATTAAACTATTGTTCCATTATTTTTCCACAAAGTAAATAAAGGTTTAATACCCAAAATACTGCCTTCTTGAACTGCTGAGCGTATTTCCACTGGTTATTATATTCTTACGTGGAACAATGTGAACAACAGATGCTCTAACTGGAAGTtaaaggatttttaattttcagtaaacTGAGAACTTTGAAAACCAATTGACTCAGTCtgaattcaattttttttcctgtgaatgttctttattattattaggaAATAAACCAATTGGAAAtccacaaaacaacaacaaaaatataactGACAGACACTTCATGTAACTTCCACCTTCCAcaatcagggaggaaaaaggaaaaattaactCAGCACTTCAGGatcattttccacagaaaaagaaatgcattggAAATGTTGCAGAACTATACCCACTTACATACATGTGGCAGAGCCAGACTTCAGCCTGCTTGTGTAAGTAAGTTTGCTTTCAGGGGAGAGAGACcaggttttgttcattttgctaCTATATTACATGCAACTGTAGTGCCAAAATCAGTGATAGGAAGGGGCCTAAGAACATAGATACTTTCTTCAATAAGCGAATTACATTCTATTTGGTAAAATGAAGTCATTTTTTGCATCTAAAAAGCtagaagaaacagaagtagACAAgatcatgtatttattttaaatgagggaagttaaaaatatgtaacaCTTTGAATACTTTACTGGATCATATGCAAACAGATGGCTAACAATGATTAAACAGGTCCTGTATCATATCTTATGCTGACTCATTAAATGCACTGACCTAAACTTCATATTAGGTTTatcacagagaagaaagatttttaCCTGATTAGACATAAGAACATCCACACAGTTATAAAAAGAGTCAAGCTGATCCAACTTTACACTATTCAGTGCCTCATTATGAGTAAAGAGATTGATAACTCTTTGATACCATGTCACcagtattttctcttctgctttagaACAGCTTAGAGAGACATCAGTCTTTAAACATTTACAGTCAATTGGCTCTTTCAGTCTAGAAAAGAAAGTTACACCAACCTTACAAACACAATTTTAAAACCCATGGAGTAAAGAAACAGTCATTTATACTGTATTAGAAAACCCTACTTTTTTAGCAGAAAGCACAGTGAGAATCTAAGCATCACTTCTGTAGActtaaatgaggaaaaataccACAAATCCCAGGAAATAACGAACAGTTACCaggaaaaataagaaggaagaagatATGGAGAATTATCTTtttgaaaatgatgaaaagttccaaaattaaaaataaaattcatctGATCAAAACTGGCAAGAAACCTGATCTTTAGCACAGAATTCCCTACTCAAGTCAGTTTTTCGAATGCTACTTCAACCAGACTTCTATAGTGATCATggcattaaaattaaaacaataataagGAGACCTTTACAGAATGCAGGGACTGGCAGAATGAAGAACTACCTGCTGTAGGAGAAAATCAGGTATGAAACCATttaaggaacctgaaggtgcacaagCCATTGGATCTAATGAGATGCATCCGCaggtcctgagggaactggcagGTGAAGCAGCTAAGCTACTATCCATCAGTTTGAGAAGTTATGACAGTGAGGTTCTCACAGAAtggaaaactggaaataatagcccctatttttaaaaaggaaaaataggaagacccagggaactatAGGCCAGTAAGTCTGACCTTGatgcctggcaaaatcatgGAACAGATCCTTCTAGAAACTATACTAAGGTACATGGACAATAAGGAAATGATTGgtaacagccaacatggcttcaaTAAtggcaaatcatgcctgacaatttgatggccttctacAAAGCAGTTACAGCAATGGCAGATAAGGGAAAAGCAACTGACATCATATGCTTTTCACgggtccaggtagatgatactgtcccacactatatccttgtctctaaattggagaggcataAATTGGATGGAGGGACAActggtggataaggaattgtCTGGATGGTTGCATTAAAAGAGTTTTGGTCAACGGCTCCATGTGCAAGAGGAGatcagtgatgagtggtgtcccttgGGAGTCAGTACTGGGACTGGTGTTGTTTTACATCTTTGCTGGcaacatagacagtgggattgagtacaccctcagcaagttaCTAGCTTCAAAATCCTATATGGGTTAATAACTCACCAAAACAGACTTTACCTGAGGCTTGAGAAATCCACTAGAAGAAAGTCAAAGAATGCTGCATATCCAAAATCCAGTAGCGATTTCATTGTGGGGTGGAGAATATGCAGCTTGGAAAGGATTTTACTCTTTGCTCGGGTAAAACTCTTATGCCATGGACTAGAAAAATCCAGgcctctgaaaaagaaaaaaaaaagcacaaaaccaaaaccacaaccagataaccaaaacaaacaaacagaagtgaAGAGTTCAAACAATATGTGAGTAAAACATATAGAAAGTAGCATTAAAAAGCTTATTCCCTAACTTGAATAGTTATTTAAGTGCCATACACATATCCTCAATGTGATGCAGTGGAAGCCACAAAAACACTCTGATTGACAATGTTTTACATTCTACAGTATTTTGAGATCACCCGCTCTTTCAATGTAAACTTCTAACTTTACCAACTGCTAACAGGAAGtatttatcatcattatttagATGGCACGCATTCTGATGCTTCACCAAACAGTGGCATTCAGATAATTATATTTTGTCTACTGAATTCCTCCTCTATTTGGACAGAGCATAATAGCCTTTTCTTCAGTCTCAAGGGTTCACCTCATAACAGCAAAGGCATATGAAACCTTGCTGTTAGATGCAGTTTTAGCATGTTTAAGTACTGTACAATGCTGCTGTCTGCCAGTGAACAgtcccatacacacacactttatTGCAGGGATGGCTGCAATATGACTTGAGCATGGGCACTCAGAGCCAGAAGTCTCAATTG includes:
- the DNAH12 gene encoding dynein axonemal heavy chain 12 isoform X1; its protein translation is MEEKRNREPVPPIPELPSTMNSELKQQMMLHSDGAHPRKTLRTLLTPIVLPSSSTSYMSPSQNELLTYRRGKEQQKRLNQLLIDRALKAYHVSMEEKCNREPVPPIPELPSTMNSELKQQMENYLFLKKCVLSNPIIPIQHQWLMSMLTLVPQSLMEGKDRKLLVEKLLVEIVEDYEKSMRRFMVRSVLIKPDIKGLEDEEEAPLPSLPVGLDFSSPWHKSFTRAKSKILSKLHILHPTMKSLLDFGYAAFFDFLLVDFSSLRLKEPIDCKCLKTDVSLSCSKAEEKILVTWYQRVINLFTHNEALNSVKLDQLDSFYNCVDVLMSNQVKDLLTRTVEAYVKLFDPEDRNGPPLFKMELTLDDQKMEFYPSLQDLEEGILFIANRIGQTLQNIQTVHSWLMGDTATLDTELPKHVLEWATSILKKRIRDNLEGPKKHFEKYVEKYGWLVDGTAQARVERFEAEEHSFDEYTALIDEFFTHKKEILSLPEVAYFPMVYLNSEDLKQGLASSTNAFAKVLMDRIVANYREENKMICREFEAIKECALKVPGTREEMVKTEAYIKKVKDKDIKDLLLRIKKCSQRLLYYLDNFLFDPEDIALNATVQLWPKRIGPIFDEHDYLIEKFKYKEEQELI
- the DNAH12 gene encoding dynein axonemal heavy chain 12 isoform X2; the protein is MEEKRNREPVPPIPELPSTMNSELKQQMMLHSDGAHPRKTLRTLLTPIVLPSSSTSYMSPSQNELLTYRRGKEQQKRLNQLLIDRALKAYHVSMEEKCNREPVPPIPELPSTMNSELKQQMHQWLMSMLTLVPQSLMEGKDRKLLVEKLLVEIVEDYEKSMRRFMVRSVLIKPDIKGLEDEEEAPLPSLPVGLDFSSPWHKSFTRAKSKILSKLHILHPTMKSLLDFGYAAFFDFLLVDFSSLRLKEPIDCKCLKTDVSLSCSKAEEKILVTWYQRVINLFTHNEALNSVKLDQLDSFYNCVDVLMSNQVKDLLTRTVEAYVKLFDPEDRNGPPLFKMELTLDDQKMEFYPSLQDLEEGILFIANRIGQTLQNIQTVHSWLMGDTATLDTELPKHVLEWATSILKKRIRDNLEGPKKHFEKYVEKYGWLVDGTAQARVERFEAEEHSFDEYTALIDEFFTHKKEILSLPEVAYFPMVYLNSEDLKQGLASSTNAFAKVLMDRIVANYREENKMICREFEAIKECALKVPGTREEMVKTEAYIKKVKDKDIKDLLLRIKKCSQRLLYYLDNFLFDPEDIALNATVQLWPKRIGPIFDEHDYLIEKFKYKEEQELI
- the DNAH12 gene encoding dynein axonemal heavy chain 12 isoform X3 — protein: MEHILNELLTYRRGKEQQKRLNQLLIDRALKAYHVSMEEKCNREPVPPIPELPSTMNSELKQQMENYLFLKKCVLSNPIIPIQHQWLMSMLTLVPQSLMEGKDRKLLVEKLLVEIVEDYEKSMRRFMVRSVLIKPDIKGLEDEEEAPLPSLPVGLDFSSPWHKSFTRAKSKILSKLHILHPTMKSLLDFGYAAFFDFLLVDFSSLRLKEPIDCKCLKTDVSLSCSKAEEKILVTWYQRVINLFTHNEALNSVKLDQLDSFYNCVDVLMSNQVKDLLTRTVEAYVKLFDPEDRNGPPLFKMELTLDDQKMEFYPSLQDLEEGILFIANRIGQTLQNIQTVHSWLMGDTATLDTELPKHVLEWATSILKKRIRDNLEGPKKHFEKYVEKYGWLVDGTAQARVERFEAEEHSFDEYTALIDEFFTHKKEILSLPEVAYFPMVYLNSEDLKQGLASSTNAFAKVLMDRIVANYREENKMICREFEAIKECALKVPGTREEMVKTEAYIKKVKDKDIKDLLLRIKKCSQRLLYYLDNFLFDPEDIALNATVQLWPKRIGPIFDEHDYLIEKFKYKEEQELI